The proteins below come from a single Carnobacterium divergens DSM 20623 genomic window:
- the mnmE gene encoding tRNA uridine-5-carboxymethylaminomethyl(34) synthesis GTPase MnmE has product MSLEFDTIAAVSTPPGEGAIGIVRLSGDEALAVADKVYQAGKKQLAEVPSHTIHYGHIIDPKNSGVIDEVMVSVMREPKTFTREDVVEINCHGGITSVNQVLQLVLQNGARLAEPGEFTKRAFLNGRIDLSQAEAVMDLIRAKTDKAMYLALQQLDGNLSQLIRNLRSEILDTLAQVEVNIDYPEYDDVETLTSKLLVEKAYQVKASINQLLQTASEGKILREGLATAIIGRPNVGKSSLLNFLLQEDKAIVTEIAGTTRDIIEEYVNVRGVPLKLVDTAGIRETEDIVERIGVERSRQALSEADLVLLVFNQNEPLTNEDRLLIEATNDNHRIVILNKMDLPNQLDLAELESLVDPENIVKTSILTKSGIESLENKIAALFFAGATGERDATYVSNVRHIALLHDAEAALDEVINGIESGMPVDLVQIDMTRCWDLLGEITGDSVQDELLTQLFSQFCLGK; this is encoded by the coding sequence TTGTCATTAGAATTTGATACAATTGCAGCTGTTTCAACGCCACCAGGTGAAGGTGCGATTGGAATTGTTCGCCTATCAGGCGACGAAGCATTAGCAGTTGCAGATAAAGTTTATCAAGCTGGAAAAAAACAATTAGCGGAAGTGCCAAGTCATACGATTCATTATGGGCATATTATTGATCCGAAAAATAGTGGTGTCATTGATGAAGTGATGGTTTCTGTTATGCGTGAGCCAAAAACTTTTACTAGAGAAGATGTGGTTGAGATTAATTGTCACGGAGGCATTACGTCAGTCAATCAAGTGTTGCAACTTGTCTTGCAAAATGGCGCTCGTTTGGCAGAACCAGGCGAATTTACGAAACGTGCTTTTCTAAATGGTCGAATCGATTTGTCACAGGCAGAGGCCGTGATGGATTTGATACGTGCCAAAACGGATAAAGCGATGTATTTAGCTTTGCAACAGTTAGACGGCAATCTTTCGCAATTAATTCGCAACCTTCGTTCAGAAATTTTAGACACATTAGCGCAAGTAGAAGTGAATATTGATTATCCTGAATATGATGACGTAGAGACTCTGACTTCAAAACTCTTAGTTGAAAAAGCCTATCAAGTAAAGGCGAGCATCAATCAACTTTTACAAACAGCAAGCGAAGGGAAAATCCTTCGAGAGGGATTAGCAACGGCGATTATTGGTCGTCCAAATGTTGGGAAATCAAGCTTATTGAATTTCCTTTTACAAGAAGACAAGGCAATTGTGACTGAAATTGCTGGGACAACGCGAGATATTATCGAAGAATATGTGAATGTTCGAGGCGTGCCATTAAAACTAGTCGATACTGCCGGAATTCGTGAAACAGAAGACATTGTGGAGCGTATCGGTGTGGAGCGTAGCCGTCAAGCTTTAAGCGAAGCGGACTTAGTCTTACTGGTTTTCAATCAAAATGAACCTTTAACAAATGAAGATCGATTGTTGATTGAAGCGACAAATGACAATCATCGCATCGTCATTTTAAATAAAATGGATTTGCCAAACCAATTGGATTTAGCTGAATTGGAATCATTAGTGGATCCAGAAAATATTGTCAAAACATCTATTTTAACCAAATCTGGTATTGAAAGCTTAGAAAATAAAATTGCTGCGTTGTTCTTTGCAGGAGCAACTGGGGAACGAGATGCTACGTATGTATCAAATGTTCGTCATATTGCCTTACTTCATGACGCAGAAGCAGCATTGGACGAAGTTATCAACGGAATTGAATCTGGCATGCCAGTAGATTTAGTTCAAATTGATATGACTCGTTGTTGGGATTTATTAGGTGAAATTACAGGAGACAGCGTTCAAGATGAATTATTAACGCAGCTCTTTAGTCAATTCTGTTTAGGTAAATAG
- the mnmG gene encoding tRNA uridine-5-carboxymethylaminomethyl(34) synthesis enzyme MnmG yields the protein MERYEAGTFDVIVVGAGHAGSEAALASARMGASTLLLTINLDMVAFMPCNPSVGGPAKGVVVREIDALGGEMGRNIDKTYIQMRMLNTGKGPAVRALRAQADKFLYANEMKYTIEKTDNLILRQGIAEDLIIENGICEGIVTNTGAIYRSKAVVLTAGTSSRGQIIIGELKYSSGPNNSQPSIKLSESLLRNGFELARFKTGTPPRVKGSTIDYSVTEEQPGDEKPNHFSYKTPDSLYLKDQLSCWLTYSNEKTHEIIQANLHRAPMFTGIVEGVGARYCPSIEDKIVRFSDKPRHQLFLEPEGRNTEEVYVQGLSTSLPEDVQLEMIRSIEGLENAEMMRTGYAIEYDVVVPHQLRPSLETKTVENLFTAGQMNGTSGYEEAAGQGLMAGINAALKIQGKEPFIMKRSDGYIGVMIDDLVTKGTNEPYRLLTSRAEYRLLLRHDNADFRLTEIGHELGLADEERYQDYLVKKAAVEAEIKRLNSVRLKPHAELQAFLVEKGSSPLKDGILAADFLRRPEISYQEVVQFAPAEIAVAKEVAEQVEIQVKYEGYIQKAFEKVAKMKRMESKRIPERIDYEAINGLATEAKQKLIKIQPETIAQASRISGVNPADISILMVYIEQGKIAKVEA from the coding sequence ATGGAACGATATGAAGCAGGTACATTTGATGTTATCGTAGTTGGAGCAGGACATGCAGGATCAGAAGCGGCGCTAGCAAGCGCACGAATGGGTGCAAGCACACTACTTTTAACCATCAATTTAGATATGGTGGCATTTATGCCATGTAATCCATCCGTTGGAGGTCCAGCAAAAGGCGTTGTAGTTCGTGAAATCGATGCTTTAGGTGGCGAAATGGGACGCAACATTGATAAAACGTACATTCAAATGAGAATGTTAAATACAGGGAAAGGCCCTGCCGTGAGAGCTTTGCGGGCGCAAGCCGATAAATTTCTTTACGCCAATGAAATGAAATATACAATTGAAAAGACGGATAACTTGATTTTACGTCAAGGAATTGCCGAAGATCTAATTATTGAAAATGGAATTTGTGAAGGAATCGTTACAAATACAGGCGCTATTTACCGTAGTAAAGCTGTGGTATTAACTGCTGGAACTTCTTCAAGAGGACAAATTATTATTGGAGAGTTAAAATATTCTTCTGGTCCAAACAACTCACAACCTTCTATTAAGTTATCTGAAAGCCTATTAAGAAATGGCTTTGAATTGGCACGTTTTAAAACAGGAACACCGCCGCGGGTAAAAGGTTCAACCATTGATTACAGCGTAACGGAAGAACAACCGGGAGATGAAAAACCAAATCATTTCAGCTATAAGACACCCGACAGTCTTTATTTAAAAGATCAATTGTCTTGCTGGTTAACGTATAGCAATGAAAAAACTCACGAAATTATTCAAGCGAATCTACACCGTGCGCCAATGTTTACAGGAATCGTAGAAGGCGTAGGAGCAAGATATTGTCCATCCATTGAAGATAAAATCGTCCGTTTTAGTGACAAACCAAGACATCAACTATTTTTAGAACCAGAAGGTCGTAATACAGAGGAAGTCTATGTTCAAGGTTTATCTACCTCTTTACCAGAGGATGTTCAATTAGAAATGATCCGTTCAATCGAAGGATTAGAAAATGCAGAAATGATGCGAACAGGTTATGCAATTGAATATGATGTGGTCGTTCCTCATCAACTGCGCCCCTCTTTAGAAACGAAAACCGTTGAGAATCTCTTTACTGCAGGTCAAATGAATGGAACTTCAGGCTATGAAGAAGCAGCAGGTCAAGGATTGATGGCTGGGATTAATGCAGCCTTGAAAATCCAAGGAAAAGAACCCTTTATTATGAAGCGTAGTGACGGCTATATTGGTGTTATGATTGACGATTTGGTAACAAAAGGAACCAATGAACCATACCGTTTATTGACGTCTCGTGCGGAATATCGTTTACTTTTACGTCATGACAATGCGGATTTCCGTTTAACAGAAATCGGACACGAATTAGGTTTAGCAGATGAAGAACGTTACCAAGACTATTTGGTTAAAAAAGCAGCTGTCGAAGCTGAAATCAAACGTTTAAATTCGGTTCGTTTAAAACCGCATGCTGAACTTCAAGCATTTTTAGTTGAAAAAGGTTCTTCCCCATTAAAAGATGGAATTTTGGCAGCAGACTTCTTACGTCGCCCAGAAATCAGTTATCAAGAAGTTGTTCAATTTGCCCCAGCAGAAATCGCCGTAGCGAAAGAGGTTGCAGAGCAAGTTGAAATTCAAGTGAAATACGAAGGTTACATTCAAAAAGCCTTTGAAAAAGTGGCGAAAATGAAACGAATGGAATCAAAACGCATTCCAGAACGTATCGATTATGAAGCCATTAACGGTTTAGCAACAGAAGCCAAACAAAAACTAATCAAAATCCAACCAGAAACCATTGCCCAAGCAAGTCGAATCAGCGGAGTAAATCCAGCCGATATTTCGATTTTGATGGTTTATATTGAACAAGGGAAGATTGCGAAAGTAGAAGCGTAA
- the noc gene encoding nucleoid occlusion protein: MALSDLFGSGKAKKKTEKRDEVVPEVALETIESEEAQQQLVQKLPVARIVPNRFQPRKIFNEEKLQELSRTIHIHGLIQPIVVREYAPGEYEIIAGERRFRAMQILEWEEVPAIIQEMTDPETASVALIENLQREELTSIEEAKAYQGLIELNEITQEALAQRIGKSQSFVANKLRLLKLSTPVQQALLTKEISERHGRSLLALNEEEQKEVVATIISEKLTVKETESLVKSIKADKEEKTPAKPKKRKKGISKDIRLALNTIKKSITMVNDTGIKMKTEEEDLEDVYRITIEIPKKKDK, from the coding sequence ATGGCATTGTCGGATTTATTTGGTTCAGGAAAAGCAAAAAAGAAAACTGAAAAACGTGATGAAGTTGTGCCGGAAGTAGCCCTAGAAACTATTGAAAGCGAAGAGGCGCAGCAACAACTTGTTCAAAAACTACCCGTTGCACGTATTGTTCCAAATCGTTTTCAACCAAGAAAGATTTTTAATGAAGAAAAGCTGCAAGAATTGTCCAGAACGATTCATATTCATGGCTTAATTCAACCCATCGTTGTACGAGAGTATGCACCGGGAGAATACGAGATTATTGCTGGGGAACGACGTTTTAGAGCGATGCAAATTTTAGAGTGGGAAGAAGTTCCTGCGATTATCCAAGAAATGACCGATCCAGAAACAGCATCAGTTGCTTTGATTGAAAATCTGCAACGTGAAGAGTTGACATCAATTGAAGAAGCAAAAGCCTACCAAGGTTTGATTGAATTAAATGAAATCACTCAAGAAGCTTTAGCCCAACGGATTGGAAAAAGTCAGTCATTTGTTGCTAATAAGCTACGCTTGCTAAAGCTCTCAACACCTGTTCAACAAGCACTTTTAACAAAAGAAATTTCAGAACGACATGGCCGTAGCTTACTTGCTTTAAACGAAGAAGAGCAAAAAGAAGTTGTTGCTACAATAATTTCAGAAAAATTAACGGTAAAAGAAACTGAATCCTTAGTTAAAAGTATAAAAGCTGACAAAGAAGAAAAAACACCCGCGAAGCCCAAAAAACGTAAAAAAGGCATTTCAAAAGACATTCGCTTGGCGTTAAATACAATAAAAAAATCAATTACTATGGTGAATGACACAGGAATTAAAATGAAGACAGAAGAAGAAGATTTAGAAGATGTCTATCGAATCACAATTGAAATTCCAAAAAAGAAAGATAAATAA
- the ychF gene encoding redox-regulated ATPase YchF produces the protein MALTAGIVGLPNVGKSTLFNAITKAGAEAANYPFATIDPNVGMVEVPDKRLDRITQLITPKKTIPTTFEFTDIAGIVKGASKGEGLGNKFLSHIRQVDAICHVVRSFDDENITHVDGRVDPLADIETINLELVLADLESVEKRIARVAKVARTKDKDAVAELTVLEKIKPVLEAGQSARSIEFSEDELPLVKSLFLLTTKPVLYVANVGEEDVADPSNNEYVKQVKEFAASENSDVIVICARAEEEIAELEDEEKAEFLEEMGIAESGLDQLIRTAYHLLGLATYFTAGEKEVRAWTFKQGMTAPQTAGIIHSDFERGFIRAETYSFEDLDKYESLQAIKEAGRLRSEGKGYIVQDGDVMEFLFNV, from the coding sequence ATGGCATTAACAGCAGGAATTGTAGGCTTACCAAACGTAGGAAAATCAACACTATTTAACGCAATTACAAAAGCAGGAGCAGAAGCGGCAAACTATCCCTTCGCGACAATTGACCCTAATGTGGGCATGGTTGAAGTACCAGATAAACGCCTAGACCGTATTACGCAATTGATTACCCCTAAAAAGACGATTCCAACGACTTTTGAATTTACTGATATCGCAGGAATCGTAAAAGGCGCTAGTAAAGGTGAAGGATTAGGAAATAAATTCTTAAGTCATATTCGTCAAGTAGACGCGATTTGTCACGTTGTACGCTCGTTTGATGATGAAAATATCACTCACGTAGATGGCCGCGTAGACCCACTAGCAGATATTGAAACGATTAACTTAGAATTAGTCTTAGCAGACTTAGAGTCTGTTGAAAAACGGATTGCTCGTGTGGCAAAAGTTGCAAGAACAAAAGATAAGGACGCTGTTGCAGAATTAACAGTGCTAGAAAAAATCAAACCCGTTTTAGAAGCAGGCCAATCAGCAAGAAGCATTGAATTTTCAGAAGATGAATTGCCACTAGTAAAAAGCTTGTTCTTACTAACAACGAAACCTGTTTTATACGTAGCGAACGTTGGGGAAGAAGACGTTGCAGATCCATCAAATAACGAATACGTTAAACAAGTAAAAGAATTTGCTGCAAGTGAAAATTCAGATGTTATTGTTATCTGTGCTAGAGCAGAGGAAGAAATCGCTGAGTTAGAAGACGAAGAAAAAGCAGAATTCTTAGAAGAAATGGGTATTGCAGAATCTGGTTTAGACCAATTGATTCGTACCGCTTACCACTTATTAGGACTAGCCACTTACTTTACAGCAGGCGAAAAAGAAGTTCGTGCTTGGACCTTTAAACAAGGAATGACAGCACCGCAAACAGCGGGAATTATCCATTCTGATTTTGAACGAGGCTTTATCCGTGCTGAAACGTATTCATTTGAAGATTTAGACAAATACGAAAGCCTGCAAGCAATCAAAGAAGCAGGACGCTTACGTTCAGAAGGAAAAGGCTATATTGTACAAGATGGAGATGTTATGGAGTTTCTATTTAACGTCTAG
- a CDS encoding DUF951 domain-containing protein: protein MYQLNDIVEMKKPHPCGTNRWQIIRMGMDIRIKCEKCGHMVLMPRREFEKKMKKILVSAETIN from the coding sequence ATGTATCAATTAAACGATATTGTCGAAATGAAAAAGCCACATCCATGTGGAACCAATCGGTGGCAAATTATTCGAATGGGCATGGATATTCGGATTAAGTGTGAAAAATGTGGACATATGGTTTTAATGCCACGAAGAGAATTTGAAAAGAAAATGAAAAAAATACTCGTTTCAGCAGAAACAATTAACTAA
- a CDS encoding FUSC family protein, producing MRTIKTGISVFLCMLIFTIFDRGTPIVATLTAVFALREDMENTRKFGRHRIVGNTFGAIFAVIVILLYEVIGNVVIVQLVCIPLLMMVMITCCSATGHREGVVGACGTFLTIIFMIPENESFGYAMERVLDTFIGTGIALGVNHWIRPRKIKKSD from the coding sequence TTGAGAACAATTAAAACAGGAATCAGTGTTTTTTTATGTATGCTGATTTTCACCATTTTTGATCGAGGAACACCAATAGTTGCCACGTTAACGGCTGTTTTTGCACTTAGAGAAGATATGGAAAATACACGAAAATTCGGTCGTCACCGGATTGTTGGAAATACATTTGGAGCAATTTTTGCGGTAATTGTTATTTTATTATATGAAGTGATTGGAAATGTTGTCATCGTTCAGCTTGTTTGTATCCCACTTTTGATGATGGTGATGATTACGTGCTGTTCAGCTACTGGACATCGTGAAGGTGTAGTAGGAGCTTGCGGAACTTTTTTAACGATCATCTTTATGATTCCTGAGAATGAGTCCTTTGGATATGCGATGGAACGTGTTTTGGATACTTTTATTGGCACTGGTATTGCATTAGGGGTCAATCATTGGATTCGACCACGTAAAATCAAAAAAAGTGATTGA
- a CDS encoding bifunctional metallophosphatase/5'-nucleotidase — protein MKKASLLFSKVALLGLVVTSLGSFSAIVSADEIGGTDTGAVTQAPTATLPIQLLGINDFHGALSTTGTAYINGTPFRNAGKAALLATYLDQAEETFKETNATGSTIRVQAGDMVGASPANSGLLQDEPTIKVLNRMNFQVGTLGNHEFDEGLAEYNRILTGTAPLPGQFNQITQNYQREATKTDIVIANMTDKETGAIPFDWKPYTTKLISQNGQSVEVGFIGIVTTEIPNLVLKKHYEQYNFLDEAETVAKYSKELRDKGVNAIVVLAHVPATSTDDVAVGDAATLINKVNAIDPENSVDALFAGHNHQFTNGLANNTRIVQSTSQGKAFVNMTGELDPVTKDFVKTPDAVVTPVLTNDVNGTPVVPDSAVSQIIEEADNLVTQVTNEKVGTATEAGTMSREVNAANESPVGNLVTDAQRIVANLDGNHVDFAMTNNGGIRADLLVQDDKTITWGAAQNVQPFGNILQIVEMTGAQIENVLNEQYDEDGKYFLQLSGLRYTYTETGDPTVPYKVHQIVKENGEPLDPNETYRVVINDFLFGGGDGFKTFTGAKLIGAIDSDTDTFINYFKAQEAAGKTISAAVDGRKTYRSQADIAAENEKNALAAIHAATVLTDIKEKDTQHTGKTLPNATINVQVKEAVQTRSLNPATAIADANGDFTVDISSLDVKKDQVLVVTVTDQNGYRVPFEKTVLAMDVVTPKPDENGGTPPVTPEKPGKTDEDKPVTTDKTSSKKDGKDFPQTGENVQLISAIVGAGLLGGGIVLVLRKKKIV, from the coding sequence ATGAAAAAAGCAAGTCTTCTTTTTAGTAAGGTTGCATTGTTAGGTTTAGTTGTAACAAGTTTGGGGAGTTTTTCAGCAATTGTTTCTGCTGATGAAATAGGAGGAACCGACACGGGCGCAGTAACACAAGCCCCCACCGCCACTCTTCCAATTCAATTATTAGGCATTAATGATTTTCACGGTGCGTTAAGTACGACAGGAACAGCCTATATTAATGGAACACCATTTAGAAATGCAGGAAAAGCTGCTTTGCTTGCGACTTATTTAGACCAAGCAGAAGAGACCTTTAAAGAAACAAATGCAACAGGATCGACGATTCGAGTACAAGCCGGTGATATGGTTGGAGCTAGCCCTGCAAATTCAGGTTTATTACAAGATGAGCCTACCATCAAAGTCTTAAACCGCATGAATTTTCAAGTTGGGACATTAGGAAATCATGAATTTGATGAAGGTTTGGCTGAATACAATCGAATTTTAACTGGAACGGCTCCATTACCGGGTCAATTCAATCAGATTACACAAAATTATCAACGTGAAGCTACAAAAACGGATATTGTGATTGCAAATATGACGGATAAAGAAACTGGCGCCATTCCTTTTGATTGGAAACCTTATACAACGAAGTTAATTTCCCAAAATGGACAGTCCGTTGAAGTTGGCTTTATCGGAATCGTTACTACAGAAATCCCTAATTTAGTGTTGAAGAAGCACTATGAACAATATAATTTTTTAGATGAAGCTGAAACCGTTGCAAAATATTCAAAAGAGCTAAGAGATAAAGGTGTTAACGCAATTGTTGTGTTAGCTCATGTACCCGCAACGAGTACCGATGATGTGGCTGTTGGCGACGCTGCGACATTAATTAACAAGGTCAACGCCATTGATCCTGAAAACAGTGTGGATGCTCTTTTCGCAGGACACAATCACCAATTTACAAACGGATTGGCGAACAACACACGCATTGTCCAAAGTACCTCACAAGGAAAAGCCTTCGTTAATATGACTGGCGAACTAGATCCTGTGACGAAAGATTTTGTTAAAACTCCTGACGCTGTTGTGACTCCTGTCTTGACAAATGACGTAAACGGTACTCCGGTAGTTCCTGATTCTGCTGTCAGCCAAATTATTGAAGAGGCGGATAACTTGGTTACTCAAGTTACAAATGAAAAAGTTGGGACTGCGACTGAAGCTGGCACAATGTCTCGTGAAGTCAACGCTGCAAATGAATCGCCAGTAGGCAATTTGGTCACTGATGCGCAACGCATTGTGGCAAATTTAGATGGCAATCATGTTGATTTCGCCATGACAAATAACGGTGGAATTCGAGCAGATTTACTAGTCCAAGATGACAAAACCATTACATGGGGCGCCGCACAAAATGTTCAACCCTTTGGCAATATTTTGCAAATCGTGGAAATGACCGGTGCTCAAATTGAAAATGTATTAAATGAACAATACGATGAAGATGGAAAGTATTTCTTACAGCTATCAGGCTTACGTTATACCTATACGGAAACGGGTGATCCTACTGTCCCTTACAAAGTGCATCAAATAGTTAAAGAAAATGGCGAACCTCTTGATCCTAATGAAACATATCGTGTCGTAATTAACGATTTCTTATTTGGTGGCGGGGATGGCTTTAAAACTTTTACTGGAGCTAAATTAATCGGTGCAATTGATTCTGATACAGATACCTTTATTAACTATTTCAAAGCGCAAGAAGCTGCTGGAAAAACTATTTCAGCTGCCGTTGATGGACGTAAAACGTATCGTTCTCAAGCGGACATTGCTGCTGAAAATGAAAAAAATGCCCTTGCAGCAATTCATGCAGCGACTGTTTTAACCGATATTAAAGAAAAAGATACGCAACATACAGGTAAAACTCTTCCAAATGCAACGATAAACGTTCAAGTAAAAGAGGCGGTTCAAACACGTAGTTTAAATCCCGCAACAGCGATTGCCGATGCAAATGGTGATTTCACTGTTGATATCTCTTCGTTAGACGTGAAAAAAGATCAAGTTTTAGTAGTAACGGTAACCGATCAAAATGGATACAGGGTTCCATTTGAAAAGACCGTTTTAGCAATGGATGTCGTGACACCAAAGCCTGATGAAAATGGAGGAACGCCTCCCGTAACTCCAGAAAAACCTGGAAAGACAGATGAGGATAAACCTGTAACAACCGATAAGACTTCCTCTAAAAAAGATGGAAAGGACTTCCCTCAAACAGGAGAGAACGTCCAATTGATTAGCGCTATTGTTGGTGCTGGTTTGCTTGGCGGAGGAATTGTGTTGGTTTTAAGGAAGAAAAAAATCGTATAG
- a CDS encoding ParA family protein, which produces MARIISVANQKGGVGKTTTTVNLGACLAYNGKKILLIDIDAQGNATSGLGVRKADVEKDIYDILVNETPIEDVVMPTSRENLWIVPATIQLAGAEIELTTQMARESRLKQAIQKVKDQYDYILIDCPPSLGHLTINAFTASDSILIPVQCEYYALEGLSQLLNTVRLVQKHFNPDLKIEGVLLTMLDARTNLGYEVVDEVKKYFRERVYKTIVPRNIRLSEAPSHGLSIIDYDPRSRGAEVYLELAKEVLANGE; this is translated from the coding sequence ATGGCACGAATTATATCAGTTGCAAATCAAAAAGGTGGCGTTGGCAAAACGACGACTACTGTAAATTTAGGTGCATGTTTAGCTTATAACGGCAAAAAAATCTTATTGATTGATATAGATGCACAAGGAAATGCTACCAGTGGCTTAGGAGTCCGAAAAGCGGATGTTGAAAAAGATATCTATGACATCTTAGTCAACGAGACGCCCATCGAAGACGTTGTGATGCCGACATCAAGAGAAAATCTATGGATCGTGCCGGCAACCATTCAATTAGCAGGAGCAGAAATCGAACTGACGACTCAAATGGCAAGAGAATCACGATTGAAGCAAGCGATTCAAAAGGTTAAAGATCAATACGATTATATTTTAATTGATTGCCCACCTTCACTTGGTCATTTAACCATTAATGCATTTACAGCCAGCGATTCAATTCTGATCCCTGTTCAATGTGAATATTACGCATTAGAAGGATTAAGCCAACTTTTAAACACAGTCCGACTTGTCCAAAAACATTTTAATCCTGATTTGAAAATTGAAGGCGTGTTGTTAACGATGCTGGATGCTAGAACAAACCTAGGCTATGAAGTCGTTGATGAAGTGAAAAAATATTTCCGCGAGCGCGTGTATAAAACAATTGTGCCACGTAATATCCGTTTATCAGAAGCACCAAGTCATGGCTTATCGATCATTGATTACGATCCACGTTCAAGAGGAGCAGAGGTTTACCTAGAATTGGCAAAGGAAGTGTTAGCAAATGGCGAATAA
- a CDS encoding ParB/RepB/Spo0J family partition protein, whose product MANKNSKGLGRGIDALFGDYTELEEIDVNSEVVKEISLEEIRPNPYQPRKIFDEEALNELADSIRSSGVFQPIILRESTVKGYEIIAGERRFRASKLAGKATIPAIIRVFDEERMMEVAVLENLQREDLTSLEEAEAYDMLMKKLKLTQEEVAKRLGKSRPYIANYLRLLGLPDGVKKMLQNEEISMGQARTLLGLKDKKQISKIANRVVRDNLTVRQLEQLVIQLNQPKEKAQDKPKAEKKPYYIRESEERLMDKFGTAVQISEKGEKGKIEIEYLSVDDLTRILDILEIQFEDE is encoded by the coding sequence ATGGCGAATAAAAATAGCAAAGGCTTAGGCCGCGGAATAGATGCGCTTTTTGGCGATTACACGGAGCTAGAAGAAATCGATGTGAACAGTGAAGTCGTAAAAGAGATTTCCTTAGAAGAAATCAGACCAAATCCTTACCAACCAAGAAAAATATTTGATGAAGAAGCATTGAATGAATTAGCCGATTCCATTCGTTCTTCAGGTGTATTTCAACCGATTATTTTAAGAGAATCAACAGTCAAAGGCTATGAAATCATTGCCGGCGAACGTCGTTTTAGAGCCTCTAAATTAGCAGGTAAAGCAACCATTCCAGCGATTATTCGTGTCTTTGATGAAGAGCGAATGATGGAAGTAGCGGTGTTGGAAAACTTACAAAGAGAAGACTTGACCTCTCTTGAAGAAGCAGAAGCTTATGATATGCTGATGAAAAAGTTAAAATTAACTCAAGAAGAAGTGGCAAAACGACTAGGCAAGAGTCGCCCTTATATTGCAAATTACTTACGCTTACTAGGTTTGCCTGATGGCGTCAAAAAAATGCTTCAAAATGAAGAAATCTCAATGGGACAAGCAAGAACATTACTAGGCTTAAAGGATAAAAAACAAATCAGCAAAATTGCCAATCGAGTTGTTCGAGATAATTTAACGGTTCGCCAGTTGGAGCAATTAGTGATTCAATTGAATCAACCAAAAGAAAAAGCTCAAGACAAGCCAAAAGCTGAAAAAAAACCTTATTACATCCGAGAAAGTGAAGAGCGCTTGATGGATAAATTCGGTACAGCTGTTCAAATCAGCGAAAAAGGTGAAAAAGGAAAAATCGAAATCGAATACCTTTCTGTTGACGATTTAACTAGAATTCTAGATATTTTAGAAATTCAATTTGAAGACGAATAG
- the rsmG gene encoding 16S rRNA (guanine(527)-N(7))-methyltransferase RsmG, which translates to MNPEEFKEALQEKGIPLTEKQMNQFKQYLVLLQEWNEKINLTAITEEEEVYLKHFYDSILAGVYVDFNNGVQSLCDVGAGAGFPSIPLKIVFPKLSVTIVDSLNKRIQFLNTLATELELEDVHFYHDRAETFGQNKQFRESFDFVTARAVARMSVLSELCLPLVKKGGLFIALKASNSHAEMQEGERALSLLGGKVREDIICELPRDAGERHIILIDKKKETPKAYPRKPGTPNRKPL; encoded by the coding sequence ATGAATCCAGAAGAATTTAAGGAAGCCTTACAAGAAAAGGGAATTCCACTAACTGAAAAACAAATGAACCAATTTAAACAATATCTGGTCCTTCTCCAAGAATGGAATGAGAAGATCAATTTAACAGCGATTACTGAAGAAGAAGAAGTGTACTTAAAGCATTTCTATGATTCGATTCTAGCTGGCGTGTATGTGGATTTTAATAACGGGGTCCAAAGCTTATGTGATGTAGGTGCTGGTGCTGGGTTTCCAAGCATCCCCCTAAAAATTGTCTTCCCAAAATTATCGGTGACAATTGTTGATTCATTAAATAAACGTATTCAATTTTTAAATACATTAGCAACTGAATTAGAATTAGAAGATGTGCATTTCTATCATGATCGAGCAGAAACCTTTGGTCAAAATAAACAGTTCCGTGAATCCTTTGATTTTGTAACGGCTAGAGCCGTTGCAAGAATGAGTGTCTTGTCTGAATTATGCTTGCCATTAGTTAAAAAAGGCGGTTTGTTTATCGCTTTGAAAGCTAGTAACAGCCACGCAGAAATGCAAGAAGGCGAACGAGCACTGTCATTATTAGGCGGAAAAGTTCGAGAAGATATTATTTGTGAATTGCCAAGAGATGCTGGCGAACGCCACATTATTTTGATTGATAAAAAGAAAGAAACACCAAAGGCGTATCCAAGAAAACCAGGAACACCTAACCGAAAACCTCTTTAA